One genomic segment of Apostichopus japonicus isolate 1M-3 chromosome 23, ASM3797524v1, whole genome shotgun sequence includes these proteins:
- the LOC139965017 gene encoding protein Wnt-9a-like has product MFSTRLGFSYFLCAETLFPLLGILFITRESVAYFGITSTRPKQVDFDKLLHRHPGDCRSLQLTREQRRMCNSDSGMGRVLTEGLILSVQECKKQFEHERWNCSVNHQAQRLSLIRAGMRESSFMFALSSAALANTIAKGCSSSSLLESCYCDLTSFSDEENAEAWKWGGCGDNYRFSQMFLKGFLKDSQGRGGADFQSILNRHNSDLGIRTVKKHFVKKCKCHGVSGTCEASTCWRQVKPFKVIGDELKLRYERSVRVSVENVANSRGVELVTKSSKRGGARSTTPSKGHMIYRNKSPDFCSRNQYSIGTAGRECNKTSTCESMCCGRGYNIREITVKEKCRCTFQWCCDVHCAECTKNVELALCRE; this is encoded by the exons AATCACATCAACGCGACCGAAACAAGTCGATTTTGATAAACTGTTACATAGACACCCAGGAGACTGTCGGAGTCTACAACTGACAAGGGAACAGAGGCGCATGTGCAATTCAGATTCTGGAATGGGGCGTGTCTTAACGGAAGGTTTGATTCTAAGCGTACAAGAATGCAAGAAGCAGTTTGAACACGAGAGGTGGAATTGTAGTGTAAACCACCAGGCCCAGAGACTTAGCCTAATACGAGctg GTATGAGGGAATCTTCGTTCATGTTCGCCCTATCGTCTGCTGCCCTCGCAAACACAATAGCAAAGGGCTGTTCGAGTAGCTCACTTCTAGAGAGCTGTTATTGTGATCTGACGTCATTTAGCGATGAAGAAAATGCCGAAGCCTGGAAATGGGGTGGCTGCGGTGACAACTATAGATTCAGTCAAATGTTTCTTAAAGGCTTCCTTAAGGATTCGCAAGGACGAGGAGGAGCCGACTTTCAGTCAATCCTAAATAGACATAATAGTGATCTAGGAATAAGG ACAGTCAAAAAGCATTTTGTGAAGAAGTGCAAATGCCATGGGGTGTCTGGAACGTGCGAAGCCAGTACCTGCTGGAGACAAGTAAAACCCTTTAAAGTTATCGGAGATGAACTGAAACTCAGGTACGAGAGATCTGTAAGAGTATCCGTAGAAAACGTGGCGAACAGTAGAGGCGTAGAGCTAGTGACCAAATCAAGTAAGAGAGGTGGAGCTAGAAGTACCACCCCTTCCAAAGGTCACATGATCTATCGAAACAAATCACCTGACTTTTGTAGCAGGAATCAGTATTCGATCGGGACCGCTGGACGAGAATGTAACAAGACCTCGACGTGCGAGAGTATGTGTTGTGGAAGAGGTTACAACATCCGGGAAATAACAGTAAAGGAGAAGTGTAGGTGCACTTTCCAATGGTGTTGTGACGTACACTGCGCTGAGTGCACGAAAAATGTCGAATTGGCACTATGTCGCGAGTAA